In the Helicobacter typhlonius genome, one interval contains:
- a CDS encoding adenosylmethionine--8-amino-7-oxononanoate transaminase, with product MNANELKALDLAHIWHPCTQMKDHENVPLIPIKKANGMYLYDFDNAKYMDCVSSWWVNLFGHCNEYIANAIKSQADELAHIILAGFSHEQIITLSQRLCTLLGGRFSKCFYADNGSSAIEVALKMSFHYHLNLGQKRDRFLSLSNSYHGETLGALSVGDVALYKRTYEPLLLDCLITPVPIANTQESVSDFENANFHKELESLEHILTAQGKHICAFILEPLIQCAGNMNMYSAKFIDEAIRLCRAFGVQIIFDEIAVGFGRSGTLFAMEQCKEKPDFVCLSKGITGGFLPLSVVVTNDEIYNAFYAEYETQRAFLHSHSYTGNALACAAANAVLDIFEKDNIIEKNRILSAYIAKEFESLKQFTFLGNFRQKGMIYAFDILSQKRARAGLWVFQKALQKGLLLRPLGHTIYFMPPYIVSYDEVRYVKESLEAIFREF from the coding sequence ATGAATGCAAACGAGTTAAAGGCTCTTGATTTAGCACATATTTGGCACCCCTGCACACAGATGAAAGACCACGAAAATGTGCCATTAATCCCCATAAAAAAAGCAAATGGTATGTATCTTTATGATTTTGATAATGCAAAATATATGGATTGTGTCAGCTCGTGGTGGGTAAATCTTTTCGGGCATTGTAATGAATATATCGCAAATGCGATAAAATCCCAAGCTGATGAACTAGCCCATATCATTTTGGCAGGTTTTTCACACGAGCAAATTATTACACTCTCACAAAGACTTTGCACCCTTTTGGGAGGGAGATTCAGTAAATGCTTCTATGCAGATAATGGCTCAAGTGCGATTGAAGTAGCCCTAAAGATGAGCTTTCATTATCATCTTAATCTCGGGCAAAAACGCGACAGATTTTTATCTTTAAGCAACTCCTATCACGGTGAAACACTCGGGGCTTTGAGCGTGGGTGATGTGGCACTCTATAAGCGCACTTATGAGCCACTGCTGCTTGATTGTCTCATCACTCCCGTGCCAATAGCAAATACACAAGAGAGTGTGAGTGATTTTGAAAATGCCAATTTTCACAAAGAATTAGAATCTTTAGAGCACATTCTTACCGCACAAGGGAAGCATATTTGCGCCTTTATCCTCGAGCCGCTCATTCAATGTGCGGGTAATATGAATATGTATAGCGCAAAATTTATCGATGAAGCCATAAGGCTTTGTCGTGCATTTGGCGTGCAAATCATTTTTGATGAAATTGCTGTGGGCTTTGGGCGCAGTGGCACACTCTTTGCAATGGAGCAATGCAAGGAAAAACCCGATTTTGTCTGCCTCTCAAAAGGTATTACCGGTGGATTCTTGCCCTTATCTGTGGTCGTAACAAATGATGAAATTTATAATGCTTTTTATGCAGAATATGAAACTCAAAGGGCATTTTTACATTCTCATTCATACACAGGCAATGCTCTAGCGTGTGCGGCAGCAAATGCAGTGCTTGATATTTTTGAAAAAGATAATATTATAGAAAAAAATCGCATTTTAAGTGCGTATATTGCCAAAGAATTTGAATCTTTAAAACAATTTACATTTTTGGGGAATTTTCGGCAAAAAGGTATGATTTATGCCTTTGATATTCTAAGTCAAAAACGAGCACGCGCCGGGCTTTGGGTATTTCAAAAAGCCTTGCAAAAAGGCTTACTTTTACGCCCACTTGGTCATACAATCTACTTTATGCCCCCCTACATTGTGAGCTATGATGAAGTGCGCTATGTAAAAGAAAGCTTAGAGGCAATTTTTAGGGAGTTTTAG
- a CDS encoding aminotransferase class I/II-fold pyridoxal phosphate-dependent enzyme gives MDIKRILLQLKNNDNFRFFAPLKHHDIFVYENNQKLLNLASNDYLGLSANHTLKREFLESVRTEDMLFSSSSSRLLSGNFEIYEKCESLLHSLYHKHTLLFNSGYHANISCIQALSTIPHTLFVIDRFIHASVIDGLRLGKARFKSFEHNNMHELEQILNDNTKSYENIIIISEGVFSMEGDFAPLDKIVRLKKQFDNVFIYLDEAHSVGIIGENGLGLAAYLHLLESIDFAILTFGKAIASVGACMLCSEDLRTFFINFARGLIFSTALPPINVAFSYFVFSKIHSFCKEREYMKNISSYIKEDLQKKGYKVLGENHILSVLCGENTQALALSSRLKERGIFAPAIKYPSVAKHSARVRFSLNSALTQEHIESLLKAFE, from the coding sequence ATGGATATTAAGCGGATTTTGTTGCAGTTAAAGAACAATGATAATTTTCGTTTCTTTGCACCCTTGAAGCATCACGACATATTTGTGTATGAAAATAACCAAAAGCTGCTTAATCTCGCGAGTAATGATTATCTCGGCTTAAGTGCTAATCACACATTGAAGCGGGAATTTTTAGAATCTGTGCGCACAGAGGATATGCTCTTTTCAAGTAGCTCCTCGCGCCTTTTGAGTGGGAATTTTGAGATTTATGAAAAATGCGAATCATTGCTTCATAGCCTCTACCATAAACACACCTTACTTTTTAATAGTGGCTATCACGCGAATATCTCCTGTATTCAGGCACTCTCCACCATTCCTCATACGCTTTTTGTCATCGATAGATTTATTCACGCAAGTGTAATTGATGGACTTCGTTTAGGCAAGGCACGATTTAAGAGTTTTGAGCATAACAATATGCACGAGTTGGAGCAGATTCTTAATGACAATACGAAATCTTATGAGAATATCATTATCATAAGTGAGGGTGTTTTTAGTATGGAGGGGGATTTTGCGCCATTAGATAAGATTGTGCGTCTCAAAAAGCAATTTGATAATGTTTTTATTTACCTCGATGAAGCCCACAGCGTAGGCATTATAGGTGAGAATGGTTTGGGCTTAGCGGCTTACTTGCACCTTTTAGAATCTATTGACTTTGCGATACTTACCTTTGGCAAGGCAATCGCCTCTGTGGGTGCGTGTATGCTATGCAGTGAGGATTTGCGGACATTTTTTATCAATTTTGCGCGTGGGCTTATTTTTTCTACCGCCCTACCTCCTATTAATGTTGCTTTTAGTTATTTTGTTTTCAGCAAGATTCACAGCTTTTGCAAAGAACGTGAATATATGAAAAATATATCTTCATATATCAAGGAGGATTTGCAAAAAAAGGGCTATAAAGTGCTAGGAGAAAATCACATTTTGTCCGTGCTTTGTGGTGAGAATACACAGGCTTTGGCACTTTCCTCTCGTTTAAAGGAGCGCGGGATTTTTGCTCCAGCTATTAAATATCCTAGCGTGGCAAAGCACAGCGCAAGGGTGAGATTCTCTTTAAATAGCGCACTTACACAGGAACATATAGAATCTTTACTCAAGGCATTTGAATGA
- a CDS encoding pimeloyl-ACP methyl esterase BioG family protein: MKYMFLHTHAQSPKCIVFFGGFGSRAEHFRHLEAQCSVILVYDYKDFMLHHTFLQDMKRFSEVILIAFSMGVSIAPLFVSHLPFVKKIAINGTNVGIDRVFGIHPSIFKKTITHFENKLFCKALLGEKDNTLILAPKEELQAELQSIFDFLLSQNQAKNIESAKDEQVSKNSLDSQKIQERQIHFHYDTALLSQSDAIFPFNAAKSFFASLSPLTHITITHSPHFVFFDFSSWEELCSI; this comes from the coding sequence ATGAAATATATGTTTTTGCATACACACGCCCAAAGCCCGAAGTGCATTGTGTTTTTTGGCGGATTTGGGAGCAGGGCGGAGCATTTTAGGCATTTAGAGGCGCAGTGCAGTGTGATTTTGGTATATGATTACAAGGATTTTATGCTTCATCATACTTTTTTACAAGATATGAAGCGTTTTAGTGAAGTTATTCTTATTGCCTTTTCAATGGGTGTAAGTATTGCGCCATTATTTGTCTCTCATCTCCCATTTGTAAAAAAAATAGCCATTAATGGCACAAATGTTGGCATTGATAGAGTGTTTGGCATACACCCCTCTATTTTTAAAAAAACCATAACGCATTTTGAAAATAAGCTTTTTTGTAAGGCACTTTTAGGAGAGAAAGATAATACCCTTATTCTTGCACCTAAAGAAGAATTACAAGCAGAATTGCAAAGTATTTTTGATTTTCTTTTATCCCAAAATCAAGCTAAAAATATAGAATCTGCAAAAGATGAGCAAGTTTCTAAAAATTCACTTGATTCACAAAAAATACAGGAAAGACAAATACATTTTCATTATGATACTGCACTTTTATCACAATCTGATGCGATTTTTCCTTTTAATGCCGCTAAAAGTTTTTTTGCCTCTTTAAGTCCTTTGACACATATTACGATAACACATAGCCCACATTTTGTATTTTTTGATTTTAGCTCGTGGGAGGAATTGTGCTCTATTTAA
- a CDS encoding methyltransferase, translating to MLYLKRFLKAKDTYTQNAIVQKYMRDKLLEILRAQHRVDFKYIFEFGAGNGELSALLCKMLTFTSYVCNDINDYKVHFDDTRMRYECFDMKELLKQKICQMQFELIVSNATLQWLDFEQTLCDIKQILSPNGYCLLSTFGEQNCYEVKAITDYGLSYISLECMREILTKHFTIILLEEEIMNLDFPTPLDVFRHLRLSGVNALSQNGFIGKNMLCEYERRFKNRLTYHPIYMLLRHKENL from the coding sequence GTGCTCTATTTAAAGCGATTTCTTAAGGCAAAAGATACTTACACACAAAATGCTATCGTGCAAAAATATATGCGTGATAAATTATTAGAGATATTGCGCGCGCAGCATAGAGTGGATTTTAAGTATATTTTTGAATTTGGAGCGGGTAATGGTGAGCTAAGCGCACTTCTTTGCAAAATGCTCACTTTTACCTCATATGTATGCAATGATATTAATGACTATAAAGTGCATTTTGATGATACGCGTATGCGCTATGAATGTTTTGATATGAAAGAGCTTTTAAAACAGAAAATATGTCAAATGCAATTTGAACTTATCGTATCAAATGCCACTTTGCAATGGCTTGATTTTGAGCAAACACTTTGTGATATAAAGCAGATTCTCTCCCCTAATGGCTATTGTCTTTTAAGCACATTTGGGGAGCAAAACTGCTATGAGGTAAAAGCCATTACAGATTATGGTTTGAGCTATATTTCACTTGAGTGTATGCGAGAGATTCTTACAAAGCATTTTACTATTATATTGCTTGAGGAAGAAATTATGAATCTAGATTTCCCTACGCCGCTTGATGTGTTTAGGCATTTGCGCCTAAGTGGAGTAAATGCCTTAAGCCAAAATGGATTTATCGGTAAAAATATGCTTTGTGAATATGAGCGGAGATTCAAAAATCGCCTTACTTATCACCCAATTTATATGCTTTTGCGTCATAAAGAGAATCTTTAA
- a CDS encoding ABC transporter permease: MKALFSTFILEAKNIFTSVSAMIIIFGGSLFYLFLYPTPYYADVVSAQKIAIIDYDNTHSSRELIGFVRASPHLEIVEILHNANRVQELIESSQIYGVISIPRDFEKHLYQHIPPVVAIMGNASYLLIYGTIANAAAECIESFNEHIKITFNTQQKELLEPKFTPLFNPSMGYINYTLAPILIFILHQTLVAGAGIIGGTQNQQFSQDVRNYYAQSNPLLLVISKILVFFCIYMVLFAFYFGFAYEFYGVYVGAHILDFWLFSIAFILSTAAFGVFFGTLLPKRALSTQIIMLASMPVVFLLGFMWQETQIAPWASAIVSLLPAYHGINGLLQLNQMGASFGSVWEYFINLCFLGILYIIASVLMIYKKTLRW, from the coding sequence GTGAAGGCTTTATTTTCCACCTTTATCCTAGAAGCAAAGAATATTTTTACCTCTGTGTCGGCGATGATTATTATCTTTGGCGGCTCACTTTTTTATCTTTTTTTGTATCCCACGCCCTATTATGCCGATGTGGTAAGTGCGCAAAAAATCGCCATTATCGATTATGACAATACCCACTCTTCAAGGGAACTTATCGGCTTTGTGCGCGCCTCGCCGCATTTGGAAATTGTGGAGATTTTGCATAATGCAAATAGGGTGCAAGAGCTTATAGAATCCAGCCAAATATATGGCGTAATAAGCATTCCGCGCGACTTTGAAAAGCATCTCTATCAACACATTCCACCTGTCGTGGCGATTATGGGAAATGCCTCGTATTTGCTCATTTATGGCACGATAGCTAACGCGGCAGCAGAGTGTATAGAATCTTTTAACGAACATATAAAAATCACATTTAATACGCAACAAAAAGAGCTTTTAGAACCCAAATTTACACCACTTTTTAACCCCTCAATGGGCTATATTAATTACACTCTAGCACCCATATTGATTTTTATACTTCATCAAACACTTGTTGCAGGGGCGGGAATTATCGGTGGCACACAAAATCAGCAGTTTTCACAAGATGTGCGCAACTATTATGCACAATCCAATCCATTACTGCTTGTTATCTCAAAAATATTGGTGTTTTTTTGCATTTATATGGTGCTTTTTGCGTTTTATTTTGGTTTCGCCTATGAGTTTTATGGCGTGTATGTGGGGGCACATATCCTTGACTTTTGGCTTTTTAGTATTGCCTTTATCCTCTCAACTGCTGCTTTTGGCGTGTTTTTTGGCACACTTTTACCCAAACGCGCCCTTTCTACGCAAATCATTATGCTCGCCTCTATGCCGGTGGTTTTTTTGCTCGGTTTTATGTGGCAAGAAACACAAATCGCCCCTTGGGCGAGTGCTATTGTAAGCCTTCTCCCCGCATATCACGGCATAAATGGGCTTTTGCAGCTCAATCAAATGGGAGCAAGCTTTGGCAGTGTGTGGGAATATTTTATAAATTTATGTTTTTTAGGCATTTTGTATATTATTGCAAGCGTGCTGATGATTTATAAAAAGACTTTGCGGTGGTAA
- the glyS gene encoding glycine--tRNA ligase subunit beta, whose translation MKEPHLPLLVEIVTEELPALPLLKELPNIIAKWQKSAQNVNITSTPTLYYTPRRITLYEENFPTFTQDTLIEAYGPPLSIAFNNSDKTQGLSKAGESFYKKNNLSLDAPLQTKLKDNKEVLYYAYTKKGVATSTLLNEIITQWLESLHFGKSMLWGNVKQPFIRPVRNICVLLGNEEIAVNAFNITSKAQTFVHRDVSFAPMAVKSAQDYFEILKNGKVILDQNERKEQILKQIADIESTQNIKVEIDEDLLNEIVAITEYPRAAYGSFEKDFLALPPEVIITSMKENQRYFATYANNALHNGFVLVANSTAKDLAPIVQGNQKVLKARLSDAVFFYENDIKNSFKPEKLSQIVFVESLGSMLDKSHRESVIAQILLESFSHKLTLDKNEAKQILKEAITYAKADLLTQMVYEFTELQGIMGYYYAQKFDMHPLVALSIKEQYLPTGEVSPLPSNILSAIVALSIKLDNIFALFSINKIPTGSKDPFALRRAANGVLKIITHYGLDFDLSSDIPHIYQAVGYKQSNLAHIESFFLERLEGFLQVNPSLVRCVLNARVDNQKVRNLHTIIENTKSLSTFFEKSNKEALVGLFKRVANILEDDIKLAPINESLLHIEAEKSLYNALIELKKHRFTNTQEHIESLFALKAPLELFFESVLVNDSNPALKTNRQMLILDVYNEFLRIGDIKDITL comes from the coding sequence TTGAAAGAGCCACATTTACCCTTGCTCGTTGAGATTGTAACCGAGGAGCTTCCCGCCCTGCCGCTGCTAAAGGAGCTACCAAATATCATAGCAAAATGGCAAAAAAGTGCGCAAAATGTAAATATTACCTCCACACCTACACTCTATTACACACCTAGACGAATCACGCTTTATGAGGAGAACTTCCCTACTTTTACGCAAGATACACTCATAGAAGCTTATGGTCCTCCCCTTAGCATTGCCTTTAATAATAGCGATAAGACACAGGGCTTAAGCAAGGCAGGAGAGAGCTTCTATAAAAAAAACAATCTTAGCCTTGATGCGCCACTACAAACAAAGCTTAAGGACAACAAAGAAGTGCTGTATTATGCCTACACAAAAAAAGGTGTGGCAACAAGCACTTTGCTTAATGAGATTATCACACAATGGTTAGAATCTTTGCATTTTGGCAAAAGTATGCTTTGGGGCAATGTGAAACAACCCTTTATCCGCCCGGTGCGTAATATTTGCGTCCTTTTGGGTAATGAAGAAATAGCAGTAAATGCCTTTAATATCACAAGCAAGGCGCAGACTTTCGTTCATAGAGATGTGAGTTTTGCACCTATGGCGGTAAAATCAGCTCAAGATTATTTTGAGATTCTCAAAAATGGCAAGGTCATTTTAGACCAAAACGAGCGTAAAGAGCAGATTCTAAAACAAATCGCAGATATAGAATCTACCCAAAATATAAAGGTAGAAATTGATGAGGATTTACTGAATGAAATCGTGGCGATTACTGAATATCCACGCGCGGCATATGGGAGCTTTGAAAAAGATTTTCTAGCCCTGCCCCCTGAAGTGATTATTACCTCAATGAAAGAAAATCAGCGATACTTTGCTACCTATGCCAACAATGCCCTACATAATGGCTTTGTGCTTGTGGCAAATAGCACAGCAAAGGATTTAGCGCCTATCGTGCAAGGTAATCAAAAGGTGCTTAAAGCGCGATTAAGCGATGCGGTATTTTTCTATGAAAATGACATAAAAAATAGCTTTAAACCCGAAAAACTCTCCCAAATTGTATTTGTTGAATCTCTTGGTTCTATGCTTGATAAATCGCATAGAGAGAGCGTTATCGCGCAGATTCTCTTAGAATCTTTTAGCCACAAACTCACTTTGGATAAAAACGAAGCAAAGCAGATTCTAAAAGAAGCTATCACTTACGCAAAGGCGGATTTACTCACGCAAATGGTATATGAATTTACAGAGTTGCAGGGTATTATGGGTTATTACTATGCACAAAAATTTGATATGCACCCGCTTGTCGCTTTAAGTATAAAAGAGCAGTATCTCCCCACAGGTGAAGTTTCCCCATTGCCTAGCAATATTTTAAGTGCTATTGTGGCACTTAGCATAAAGCTTGATAATATTTTTGCCCTTTTTAGTATCAACAAGATTCCTACTGGCTCAAAAGATCCATTTGCCCTAAGACGCGCAGCAAATGGTGTGCTAAAGATTATTACGCATTATGGGTTGGATTTTGATTTAAGCAGTGATATACCTCACATTTATCAAGCAGTGGGCTATAAGCAAAGCAACCTCGCACATATAGAATCTTTTTTCTTAGAGCGGCTTGAAGGATTCTTGCAAGTTAATCCCTCACTTGTGCGTTGCGTGCTTAATGCGCGTGTAGATAATCAAAAGGTGCGTAATCTCCATACAATTATAGAAAACACCAAAAGCCTAAGCACATTCTTTGAAAAAAGCAATAAAGAAGCGTTGGTGGGGCTCTTTAAAAGGGTGGCAAATATTTTAGAGGACGATATAAAATTAGCACCAATTAATGAATCTTTGCTTCATATTGAGGCAGAAAAATCCCTCTACAACGCGCTTATAGAGCTGAAGAAGCATAGATTCACAAATACGCAAGAACATATAGAATCTCTGTTTGCACTCAAAGCCCCACTTGAGCTATTCTTTGAATCTGTACTCGTTAATGACAGCAACCCTGCATTAAAAACTAATCGCCAAATGCTCATTTTGGACGTGTATAACGAATTTTTACGCATTGGCGATATTAAGGATATCACATTGTGA
- a CDS encoding di-trans,poly-cis-decaprenylcistransferase: protein MKQHISTNPAYPQHIAMIMDGNGRWAKNQDKKRTQGHKEGAKIVRDITQWCVNKHIPYLTLYAFSTENWKRPKVEVDFLMRLLEKYLHNEKSLYMKNSIRFRTIGDISVFSSALQNAILELEHITQNHTNITQILALNYGAHDEIARTFIKIAHTLSPDKINNLNSKQVCALINTHLDTATLPDVDMLIRTGGEKRISNFLLWQLSYAELFFTHTLWPDLRTDELDTMLNEFSQRKRRFGGLE from the coding sequence ATGAAGCAACATATTTCCACAAATCCCGCGTATCCACAGCATATCGCAATGATAATGGACGGCAATGGGCGCTGGGCAAAAAATCAAGACAAAAAGCGCACACAAGGGCACAAAGAGGGTGCAAAAATCGTGCGGGATATCACGCAGTGGTGTGTAAATAAGCATATTCCCTACCTCACACTTTATGCTTTCTCTACCGAAAATTGGAAGCGCCCGAAAGTGGAGGTAGATTTCCTTATGCGTCTTTTAGAAAAATATCTCCACAACGAAAAATCTCTATATATGAAAAATAGCATTAGATTCCGCACAATAGGGGATATTAGCGTTTTTAGTAGTGCGTTGCAAAATGCGATTTTAGAGCTAGAACACATCACGCAAAATCACACAAATATCACGCAGATTCTCGCGCTTAATTATGGCGCACACGATGAAATTGCGCGCACTTTTATCAAAATCGCCCATACGCTTAGCCCCGATAAAATCAATAACCTTAACTCAAAGCAGGTTTGCGCTCTAATTAACACGCATCTTGATACCGCTACTTTACCTGATGTGGATATGCTTATCCGCACAGGGGGCGAGAAGCGCATATCGAATTTTTTGCTTTGGCAGTTAAGCTATGCGGAGCTATTTTTTACACATACTTTGTGGCCAGATTTGCGCACCGATGAGCTAGATACTATGCTAAATGAATTTTCACAGCGCAAGAGACGCTTTGGTGGATTGGAATAA
- a CDS encoding acyltransferase, which yields MQLIESKVINVKEGVNVKVITPSNLYGCTLDDDVFVGPFCEIQCDAHIGKRTRVQSHSFICSRVSIGEDCFIGHNVMFINDKFSIGAPAPTSDIWESTHIGNRVCIGSNATILPVSICDDVVIGAGAVVTKDITQSGFYVGNPARFLRPLPNNPRKEKL from the coding sequence ATGCAACTTATAGAATCTAAAGTTATCAATGTCAAAGAAGGTGTAAATGTCAAAGTCATAACGCCAAGCAATCTCTATGGTTGCACGCTAGATGATGATGTGTTTGTGGGACCATTTTGCGAGATTCAATGCGATGCGCATATTGGCAAACGCACGCGGGTGCAATCGCACAGCTTCATTTGCTCACGCGTAAGTATTGGTGAGGATTGCTTCATCGGGCATAATGTAATGTTTATCAATGATAAATTTAGCATCGGTGCGCCCGCACCAACAAGCGACATATGGGAATCTACACACATTGGCAATCGCGTATGTATTGGCTCAAATGCGACAATCTTACCCGTATCCATTTGCGATGATGTGGTGATTGGCGCGGGGGCAGTGGTTACAAAAGATATTACACAAAGCGGATTCTATGTCGGCAATCCCGCGCGATTCTTACGCCCCTTGCCCAATAATCCACGCAAAGAAAAATTATGA
- a CDS encoding N-6 DNA methylase produces MGEREQNLKELLNCFEYIKCYHTDMLECIGIILEMFWLKRHFPEFIETLITLAAKRKPIYEECTSTLKNALGEELYIPLNPHSNLLKILKVIIANDASNYTIEEFLHIITQKKTTHKLFSYSTPLEVNELLVGLLDIKQNQSVYNPCYGMGSLFFAIANNTHQFELYGEELESSLSRIAKIICKILDLDSSHLLLNNILTNESFKHQKFDKIICNPPLNSHIGAQFLKEDKRFATYESLIKTYPELLFLIHSLFYLKDKGVFILRTQTLLKSSLEGKLRERLCEEGLIEAIIELPKNLFPHQTHDFSIIVLSQNNDAILHINANTSHFYHKDGKYNRLINLDDLLDIYRNKRTSEHSCLTPMRDINPHDLTAAAYVQKPIQKAQNHSPLSTLGIQIFRGQRVYGGSKDEKIAYFDLGIADFTDFGFCYEFSTQRFKGDVHKIHKYSLLPYDIAISIRGTTPKFTILSPDIKGSKVVPNAGIIILRAKNPQTAIGIYCYLFSTQGQNALAVLYEKNLGNLNPTDLEQLPIPNNFSKNAKETFDKIQNYAFELKSLQDKLQKLRG; encoded by the coding sequence ATGGGAGAGCGCGAGCAAAATTTGAAAGAATTGCTAAACTGCTTTGAATATATCAAATGCTACCACACCGATATGCTCGAGTGCATAGGCATTATACTTGAAATGTTTTGGCTCAAGCGGCATTTCCCCGAGTTTATAGAGACCCTCATTACCCTAGCGGCAAAGCGCAAACCTATCTACGAGGAATGCACCAGCACCCTAAAAAATGCACTTGGTGAGGAGCTCTATATCCCACTGAATCCACATTCAAATCTGCTTAAGATTCTAAAAGTCATCATTGCAAATGATGCTTCAAACTACACTATTGAGGAATTTTTGCATATCATCACGCAAAAAAAGACTACGCACAAACTTTTTTCATACTCCACACCACTTGAAGTCAATGAACTGCTCGTGGGGCTACTTGATATTAAACAGAATCAAAGCGTATATAACCCCTGCTATGGTATGGGAAGCCTATTTTTTGCAATCGCAAACAACACACATCAATTTGAACTTTATGGTGAAGAGTTAGAATCTTCGCTCTCGCGCATTGCCAAGATTATTTGCAAGATTTTGGATTTAGATTCAAGCCATTTGCTTTTGAATAATATCCTAACAAATGAGAGTTTCAAGCACCAAAAATTTGATAAAATCATTTGCAACCCACCGCTTAATAGCCACATCGGTGCGCAGTTTTTAAAAGAGGACAAGCGATTTGCTACTTATGAATCCCTCATCAAAACCTATCCGGAGCTACTTTTTCTTATCCATTCTCTATTTTATCTCAAAGACAAGGGTGTGTTTATTTTGCGCACACAAACTTTGCTTAAATCCTCCCTTGAAGGCAAACTGCGCGAGAGGCTTTGCGAGGAGGGGCTGATAGAGGCGATTATCGAGCTACCAAAGAATCTTTTTCCACACCAAACACACGATTTTTCTATCATTGTGCTTTCACAAAACAATGACGCTATTTTGCATATCAACGCCAACACATCACATTTTTATCACAAAGACGGCAAATATAATCGCCTCATTAACCTTGATGATTTGCTCGATATTTATCGCAATAAGCGCACGAGCGAACATTCTTGCCTCACACCTATGCGAGATATTAATCCCCACGACCTTACCGCCGCTGCCTATGTGCAAAAACCTATACAAAAAGCGCAGAATCACTCGCCACTTAGCACACTTGGCATTCAAATCTTTCGCGGACAACGCGTATATGGCGGGAGCAAAGATGAAAAAATTGCTTATTTCGACTTGGGCATTGCCGATTTTACCGACTTTGGATTCTGCTATGAGTTTTCTACACAGAGGTTTAAGGGCGATGTGCATAAGATTCACAAATACAGCCTTCTGCCCTATGACATCGCTATTTCCATTCGTGGCACAACACCAAAATTCACCATCTTAAGCCCGGATATCAAAGGATCTAAAGTCGTGCCAAACGCGGGTATCATTATCCTTCGTGCGAAAAATCCCCAAACAGCCATAGGCATTTACTGCTATTTATTTTCTACACAGGGGCAAAACGCGCTCGCCGTGCTCTATGAAAAGAATCTCGGCAATCTCAATCCTACAGATTTAGAGCAGCTACCTATTCCTAATAACTTTAGCAAAAACGCGAAAGAAACTTTTGACAAGATTCAAAATTACGCATTCGAGCTCAAATCCCTACAAGATAAGCTACAAAAACTGCGGGGCTAA